In a genomic window of Quercus lobata isolate SW786 chromosome 4, ValleyOak3.0 Primary Assembly, whole genome shotgun sequence:
- the LOC115986636 gene encoding pentatricopeptide repeat-containing protein At5g04810, chloroplastic yields the protein MDGLSSLSTPHFPATILTATHHSSTTTTSISFSLKPNSSHNPTTTTTTTSSSSNIRRPNKTQPSPTPKIPSNPLKNLGNPTHIPTPHSLTTKLSLTSKLSPPPPPPPPPPPPLPPPPRPPLKAKSQNSNPVEVEFRQENKIFVGNLPNWIKKHEVAEFFRQFGPINNVILIKSHNETDRIAGFGFVIYGGNNAMAAKSAMKAVEFDGVEFHGRVLTVKLDDGRRLKEKTEERARYIEGDDRVEYRSNWHEDRDSSRRNFRKVLETEPENWQAVVQSFERIRKPSRREYGLLVTYYARRGDMYRARETFESMRARGIEPSAHVYTSLIHAYAVGRDMEEALSCVRKMKDERIEMSVVTYSIIVGGFAKLGNAQAADNWFKEAKERHTTLNAIIYGNIIYAHCQTCNMDRAEALVREMEESGIDAPIDIYHTMMDGYTMVGNENKCLVVFERLKECGFTPSVISYGCLINLYTKIGKVSKALEVSKMMESSGIRHNMKTYSMLINGFLKLKDWANAFAIFEDLVEDGLKPDVVLYNNVISAFCGMGNMDRALHTVKEMQKERHRPTTRTFMPIIHGFARAGEMRKALEVFDMMRMSGCIPTVHTYNALILGLVEKRKMDKAVKILDEMTLAGISPNEHTYTTIMHGYASLGDTGKAFEYFTKLRNEGLEIDVYTYEALLKACCKSGRMQSALAVTKEMSSQKIPRNTFVYNILIDGWARRGDVWEAADLMQQMKQEGVQPDIHTYTSFINACCKAGDMLRAMKTIKDMEALGVKPNVKTYTTLIHGWARASLPEKALKCFEQMKLAGLKPDKAVYHCLMTSLLSRATVAEAYIYSGVLSICREMIESGLTIDMGTAVHWSKCLRKIERTGGELTEALQKTFPPDWNSRHNSDVYSNVDTNDESDISGDEDDTYVADRTGGDDNYDDSDEDDEDDLNLRSYF from the exons ATGGATGGGCTTTCTTCACTCTCCACCCCACACTTCCCCGCCACCATCCTCACCGCCACTCACcactcctccaccaccaccacttctatctctttctccctcaaacCAAATTCTTCTCACaatcccaccaccaccaccaccaccacctcctcctcctccaacATCCGTCGCCCCAACAAAACTCAACCCTCCCCCACTCCCAAAATCCCCTCTAACCCTCTCAAAAACCTCGGTAACCCCACCCATATACCCACTCCTCACTCTCTCACCACCAAGCTCTCTCTCACCTCCAAACTCtctcctcctccacctccacctccaccaccacctccacctcTACCCCCGCCCCCACGGCCACCCCTGAAAGCCAAATCCCAGAATTCAAATCCCGTGGAAGTTGAATTCCgccaagaaaacaaaattttcgtGGGGAACTTGCCTAACTGGATAAAGAAGCACGAGGTGGCCGAGTTTTTCCGTCAATTCGGCCCCATAAATAACGTCATTCTCATTAAGTCTCACAACGAAACCGACCGAATTGCCGGTTTTGGGTTCGTGATTTATGGAGGTAACAATGCTATGGCGGCCAAGTCGGCCATGAAGGCGGTGGAGTTCGATGGTGTGGAGTTCCATGGGAGAGTGTTGACTGTGAAATTGGATGATGGGAGGAGATTGAAGGAGAAAACGGAGGAGAGAGCGCGGTATATTGAGGGTGATGACCGGGTGGAGTATCGGTCTAACTGGCACGAAGATAGGGACAGCTCCCGGAGGAACTTCCGGAAGGTTTTGGAGACGGAGCCGGAGAATTGGCAGGCTGTTGTCCAGTCTTTCGAGAGAATTAGGAAG CCTTCTAGAAGAGAGTATGGCTTGTTGGTCACTTATTATGCAAGGCGAGGGGATATGTATCGTGCACGTGAAACTTTTGAGAGCATGCGAGCAAGAGGAATAGAGCCAAGTGCACATGTCTACACAAG CCTTATTCATGCTTATGCAGTTGGCAGAGACATGGAAGAAGCATTATCTTGTGTCAGGAAAATGAAGGATGAGCGCATTGAAATGAGTGTGGTGACTTATAGTATTATTGTTGGGGGATTTGCGAAACTTGGCAATGCTCA AGCTGCAGATAACTGGTTCAAGGAGGCCAAAGAGAGACATACAACTCTGAATGCAATCATTTATGGGAATATTATATATGCTCACTG TCAAACATGCAATATGGATCGAGCTGAGGCATTGGTGAGGGAGATGGAAGAATCAGGCATAGATGCCCCTATTGATATATATCATACTATGATGGATGGTTACACAATGGTTGGCAATGAAAATAAATGTCTGGTTGTGTTTGAGCGACTAAAG GAATGTGGCTTTACACCATCAGTTATCAGTTATGGTTGTCTCATCAATCTTTACACTAAG ATTGGGAAGGTTTCTAAAGCCTTGGAAGTTAGCAAAATGATGGAATCATCTGGCATTAGACATAACATGAAGACCTACTCCATGTTGATTAATggatttttaaagttaaaagatTGGGCGAATGCATTTGCAATTTTTGAAGATTTGGTTGAGGATGGACTGAAGCCTGATGTAGTGCTCTACAATAATGTCATCAGTGCATTCTGTGGTATGGGTAACATGGATCGTGCCCTTCATACTGTCAAGGAAATGCAGAAGGAGAGGCATAGGCCTACTACGCGTACATTTATGCCCATCATACATGGTTTTGCAAGAGCAGGAGAAATGAGAAAAGCCCTAGAGGTTTTTGATATGATGAGGATGAGTGGATGCATTCCCACTGTGCATACCTACAATGCTTTGATTCTTGGCCTTGTTGAGAAGCGTAAG ATGGATAAGGCTGTTAAAATATTAGATGAGATGACACTGGCAGGCATAAGTCCAAATGAGCATACATACACAACCATTATGCATGGTTATGCATCATTGGGGGATACTGGAAAAGCATTTGAGTATTTTACTAAATTGAGGAATGAAGGTTTGGAGATTGATGTGTATACATATGAGGCCTTGCTGAAGGCTTGTTGCAAGTCAGGCAGAATGCAGAGTGCTTTGGCAGTGACAAAAGAAATGAGTTCTCAAAAGATTCCAAGGAACACCTTTGTTTATAACATATTAATTGATGG ATGGGCTCGAAGAGGTGATGTTTGGGAGGCTGCAGACCTTATGCAACAAATGAAACAGGAAGGGGTTCAACCTGATATCCATACTTACACGTCCTTCATAAATGCTTGTTGCAAGGCTGGAGACATGCTG AGAGCAATGAAAACAATTAAAGACATGGAAGCGTTGGGTGTGAAGCCAAATGTCAAAACCTATACCACATTAATACATGGTTGGGCACGTGCATCTCTTCCAGAAAAGGCCTTGAAATGCTTTGAACAGATGAAGTTGGCTGGATTGAAGCCGGATAAAGCTGTGTATCATTGCCTGATGACATCTCTGCTGTCGAGGGCTACTGTTGCTGAAGCTTACATTTATTCTGGAGTTTTGTCTATTTGTAGAGAGATGATAGAATCTGGGTTGACTATTGATATGGGGACTGCAGTTCACTGGTCGAAGTGCTTACGCAAGATTGAAAGGACAGGTGGGGAGCTTACAGAAGCCTTGCAGAAGACTTTCCCTCCTGATTGGAACTCACGGCATAATTCAGATGTTTATTCCAATGTAGACACTAACGATGAATCTGACATTAGTGGAGACGAAGATGACACCTATGTTGCTGATAGAACTGGTGGTGATGATAATTATGATGATAGTGACGAAGATGACGAGGATGATTTGAACCTCAGATCATATTTTTAA